From one Candidatus Dormiibacterota bacterium genomic stretch:
- a CDS encoding methyltransferase, producing the protein MQERSKVLGWIRLLLVYAFIAALLYVSHPTPALLWTGAVLALLGEAVRMWATGHLTKSVRLVTSGPYAYTQNPLYLGRLLILTGLAIAARTAAYVNLVALAIGYAVFFLYYIPRKLRVEGGRLARLHGAAFEEYHRSVPILLPRLRRYPGGRQPWSFPLMVHNQEPLVLAGVTLALAVLAWKTGHP; encoded by the coding sequence ATGCAGGAGCGCAGCAAGGTTCTCGGCTGGATCCGTCTCCTCCTCGTCTACGCGTTCATCGCGGCCCTGCTGTACGTGTCCCACCCCACGCCGGCGCTCCTCTGGACCGGCGCCGTCCTGGCGCTTCTCGGCGAGGCGGTCCGGATGTGGGCCACGGGCCACCTGACCAAGTCGGTCCGTCTGGTCACGTCGGGACCGTACGCCTACACGCAGAACCCGCTCTACCTCGGACGCCTCCTGATCCTCACCGGGCTGGCGATCGCGGCCCGCACCGCAGCGTACGTGAACCTCGTCGCGCTGGCGATCGGCTACGCCGTCTTCTTCCTTTATTACATTCCCCGCAAGCTGCGGGTCGAAGGGGGGCGTCTGGCGAGGCTGCACGGCGCGGCCTTCGAAGAGTACCACCGGAGCGTGCCGATCCTCCTGCCCCGGCTCCGCCGCTACCCCGGCGGCCGGCAGCCCTGGTCCTTTCCGCTCATGGTGCATAACCAGGAGCCCCTGGTCCTGGCGGGCGTCACCCTGGCGCTCGCCGTCCTCGCCTGGAAGACGGGACATCCCTGA